acattcatatcagatcagcgggggtccgacacctgacaccctcattgatcagctgtctgaggagACAGCGCGCGCAGTGTGCACCTGCCGTTTCCCTTCTCTattcctgctcaccgctgctttGCTATAGACAGAAGCAGCTCGCGCcgtcttctcatacagctgatcagcgggggtcctgaggataggtcatcaatattaaaagcccggacaactctTTTTCGGCAATGTTCATACTTTCTGTTTTTCTGCTCCgttagaggagcagaacaacaaaaataatggGAGCGCCACATAACTGAAATGGACCACAATAATCTGCATACAGGACTTTTCTGTCACTCTTTGGCAGAACCTGCAATAAAGGCCCCGAACtgagcctccaacgcagatgtgaacaagccctcagGCCTCTTTAATACAAGTGAGTTTTCTGGGTGAGATATATGTATAGTGAACAGACTGAATcctaacccattcattttaatgggtctgtgtacatgagcaccATTTTTAACGCACCATCTTTGCGTTCAggaaaaaatcacagcatgttctatattgtgcgtttttttcaCGAACCTCTggctccacagaagtgaatggggcttgtgtgaaaaacggaaggcattTTCACTGATGATCGCTAGGAGATATAGACTGTTATTCTTCAGCTTTGATTCACGCATGTGAAAAACGCATACAATCCGGAAACACTGACCGCAATAGCGGAAATAACGGACTGAATTTGCATGCAAAGCCATAAATTGAACACATCCTGATACAATCTGCATCgctcgtgtgatagaggcctataTGGGCACAGCTGATAGCATAGAAAATAATCTTTTGGAAAAGGTATCCGACGTTGCCAGGGTAACAGTTATTCCAAAAGCAGCGCTTTCTAAGGTAATTCAAGATTAAATCTAAATCTGGGTGAAAACCCCATGCATCAGATTCCTCATACTCAATTCCACAAACATTCACCTGTTTCCCAGGAGGAAGGTCCAGTGCTTCTCTATAAATAAGCAGATGTCCTCTTTCCATCTGAAGTAGCCCTGGCGGCCAGACCCCTCCAGGGATAAGTTGTACATGGCCAACATGACAACCTGGAAAATGACAAATTTCACGTATGAGAACCAGAGCTGTGCGCCATAATCCATTACCGCTAAAAGCCATCACCGACTTACCTGCTGCCAAGTTAGCCGTAAACGCTCAAACTGCTCTTTTCCATCCTCCGAACAGTCGTTACATGCGAGTTTGAAGAAATTGTCTCCTTTCAGATAACTTGGGGGATCGCCTCTCAGCTGATCTGCAAAAGGACAATGTAAAGGAGTTGGCTGCGTGGGAACGAATGTAGAATATATACGGGGGGCTTTTTAATAGCTCCTAAAACAGAAGTTTTGGGGCCACTCAAATGCAATCAGGAGCCTCAGTTGTTTTTTCAGAGATGCCAAGGTTAAAGGGGAATTCCGGTAGGTAcacgttatcccctatccacaggataggagataactatcagatcagtgggggtcctactgctgggacccccaccgatcacgtaCCCCCTGCAGCTCCCCTGAAATTAACAGAGTGGCTTGTTGAGCAGCAGGCAGGGCCATGGCctgcagggggtacggggcccccCGTTCTAGTGACCGGTGagagtcccagcggtaggacccccgccgatctgatagataggggataacttgtatctactggaatacccctttaaggatgtgaTGAACTGTGCAACAAAGGCCAGAATGGATCAGACTGGTGGGAAGCAGTATTAAGGAGGAGTCCCACTAACCATATTTATCACCTACACGCAGAACAGGTGCAACATGTCATGGGGGTCCCTCACATTACTGCATAGGGCGTGTGCAGTGAAGCAAGGCGTTTCATATTGTGCCCAATCCCACTCTCAGGTCATTTGGGTTTTATTTGCTAAGGAAAGCTCAAAATGTCCAGACCTGCTGGTGCCCTCCCAGGTAGGTTCCCTTCAAAGTCTACTATGTTGCATCTACTGGACTTATCGTAAATGTCTCATCTCTGTGAATAGGACCCCACCAACCCCGATGTATGGGCAGTGCAAGGGCCGATGGATGAAAACACGTCTATCAGTGCTGATTACGCAGGACAATGCAAACCAAATGTAGGAGGAACGATCACTGCTGTAGTCGTTCCTCCCTTATTCTCTTCTAttcattatcggcagcacatccctgattacaccgggagatgtgctgccaataattgGAAATCTTTTATCCTGATGAACGAGCGGCCACTCGATTACACAAGCCTATGAAGGCTTGTTCCCAACAATCGTGCGGTCTAATGGACTGAGCAAGTTGATGGATTTGCAGTGTCCCAGTGGTTGGACTTGTACTGAACTGGGCAGGGGTCCCAGCGATTCAATTCATACAAATAAGACTAATACAGCAACTTATGCAGAGGCGCCACACTCATCTTTTCTTGAGAATCCCCTTTAAAGAGAAAAATTGCTTACTTGCTGGAATCCATTTTTGACATTTCTCACAATGAAATGGCATCTCCTCCATCCATGGTGGCTCTATGTCATCACCAATGTCACTGTTCAGCGAGTCACCACTTTGATCATGAGACAAGTCAATAGATGCCTGATCTTCAGACTCTACCAGCAAGAGAGTCTCCCCTTCCACTTCGCCCTCCTCCAAGCCCTCGGAGGCAGATGTTCTAGTGGCGTCATCATCCACAGGCGTGATGTGGGCAGAAGTATCCATTGTCTACGcacagcaggatcaactctaatTGAGCTCCGTTGGTTTCTAATATTTAGCAGCTGCCGTGTATTGTTCCAGATCTGCCaacattaaacaaaaaaaaactgcagagacCACACTAGACAAGTTCATAGAGGGCATGGCACCTTTATTACAAGTCCATGACGTATTTTAACGCAAAAGTTCCAAAAGTGATCATCAGCCTCCGAGATGATGATTTACAGAAAGCAGAAACTACCCGTAATCATCCCGTCACTTCTAACAAGTCCGCGGCAGGGGGACGGGTCCGGCCTTAAGATTGGTTTGTCGCCGCATGTGAAAGACTCTTGTCTCGTTCTGACTCCAGCTGTTTGGTTAAATCAATCTGTTCTTGCAAAAGACGCCGATTTTCCTCTTTCCGCCTCTGCCTTTCCAGATCATGGACGACACCCAAACGCAGCCTCTgaacagataaaaaaaagaaataaaaaaattataatcatctAATTTAACTGTACAATTCATTGGTGACTACTTAATAGGGGGACGAGCCTCCTTAGCGTCGCAGGTGACGGCCTCTATTGGCTGCAAACAGCCCCCAAACCCCCATGTCCCCACATCTTTTGATCGCGCAATGCTGTGGCGGGCATCAGAATTAACATGGTGCCAGGGAGCGGGGTAGGCATGACcagtatgaggggcccaggcatttctttttttgggggggggggggcatgaatggATCACTAtacgcaaagaaaaaaaataatgcagagatgaaaaatacagtcgtggccttaaaggggtatttccatcttagacaatgggggcatatcgctaggatatgcccccattgtctgataggtgcgggtcccaccgctatatcgagaacggagcggggagcgctgtggctggaggaccccagatttcccggggtccgtccaccaccaagcgctaatccccgcctctcccacagaagtgaatgggagcatgccgcgcatgcgcggcccatgctcccattcatttctatggggcggaGGGCAATAGCCGAGCTATGTTCGGCGCTCAGCTAtgttcggtggccccatagaaatgaatggagggcggctgcgcgtgtgctctccttcactttcggggctctgttctggatataggtacgggtcccagcggtgggacccacacctataagacaatgggggcatatcctagtgatatgcccccattgtcgatgatgagacaaccctttaaagaggagctgttacctctcctgacatgtctgttctagTACCTCCTTTCATTCCCCATGTAGAAAcaaatctggagcatctattcttaggacTATTATTTGCAAACTTCTAGAATAATACAGGAACGGCACAACGTATAAAttgtcagcagtctgcagtaaaggtactgctggtcGTTACCAGTAGCGGGTGAGTGTGACTATGTCCAAGTGCTGCTGtttgactgtgcagggacacagctcctaactggtaacacccatctgtacctttactgcaagctgctgacaATTCATTCGCACACTTGTAGTAGAAGTaagtaatagaggaatggcacaacatacagacataagaatagaggctccagaattgttactacatggggACTGTAAGtgcagacatgacaggagagaggACAGGTCCCCTCTAAAAAGTTTGCCGCAGACTCctttataaatttggtgcatctcctGCAAACCTGTGCGCCAGAAAAGCAAATCTATACCAGCTATAAGATGGCGTAGATTTGCATTaaaaagggctcattcacacgaccgtatggtcaCCGTTCCCctgttgcggtctgcaaaacataggcactggccgtgtgatctctgcatcacggatgtggggtctgcgatccgcaagatACGTAAAAAGATAGCACGTCCTATTTTTTTCCATatcttgcggatcgcagacccattcacatcaatgatGCGGAGTTCATACCGCTAGCGCCTGCATTTGCGGACCGTAACAGGGGAAACTGCGACCAagtggttgtgtgaatgagcccttatgtaTGCCCGTTTCTGGTGTTTATTACGGTAAAGAGGCCACGCCCCTTCCACTAAGCCCCACACACTTTTTCTTTGtaaattttttgtcattttagggCAAAGGGGAAAAGAAAACCATGAGGGGCTTTAGCTTTTTAACAAGTGAGCAGCAtaaacactggggggggggggggaagctgcaAATATACATAACTGGACTTGTATCAGACAGCGCTACAATGCAGGCTGCAAACTGTGTGCAAAATAAAGGCGGGGCAGCTGCgcctagcaaccaattagattgcagctttcatttttcgaAAGCTGGAACATGAAAGCTGCAGGACGATTGGCTGCTCCAGGTCTCCTTCGCCCTGGTTTTATTACCCTCCCCCACAGGAGACGGCTATTCACCAGGCAGCCCGATGTCTTATAGAGCTGCTGACCCCATCTCACTGTGCTCACACACCGGTCCACCGTTCTGTTTGACCTTCAATACGTCACAACCCCCTGCAAACACAAAACGACAGGTCACCCGCACACCGACCTCTCTGTCCAGATTCTGCTTCACGTGTACCCCAACCACGGTGCCGACAGACAGGACCCCCGTGATACCCAGGACCACCTTGGATCGGGTAGACATGCCTGCTACTCTACCGGATGGGGCGGCGCTACAGTGGAACGCACTGACGGAGAAGTGAGACGCAACGCTACGGGGTGCGAAAAGGGACAAACTTCCTGAGTCTTCAATGTGGCGTGCTCTGCCCAGTGGGACAGCCAGGGGTTCTATGGAGTATGCCGTGCGTATGGACGAGTGTTTTAAAGGGAAGCTACTCTGCTGAAACTATGTCATACACATATACAATTGCATATTTAATAATATCAGTTATCCAATATAaagtttatttgtttgttttattacttgaaaaaaataaaaacgtttgaaaaaaaaaatcaattttctgCATCCCCATTTTCTTacggccataacttttttatatttctgtctaccAAGCTGTAAGAGGGCTTGTCTTTTGcaggatgaactgtagtttttattggtactattcttggggtacatacaactttttgactGTTATTCCATTATTTATATTTAGGGGGGAgccgagacaaaaaaaaaaaatgacaattcaTGTGTTTTTACCCTTTGTTCCTTTACAGCATTCACCGCGGAGGAAAAATATttgaatagttcagacattttcggacgcagcgatacctgttatgtttatttttttattgtttatatatttttctgtgtAGAATtgggacagaggggtgatcacaatttttttataattttatttataaacttttttttttactcagtaaCTAATAGCCCCATTAGGGGGCCATAATGTGTGATCTATATGATTTTCACTGCCTGCCTGTGAAGCTGTGCCTTGTGCTTTACAGGAAGGTTACCATGACAGGTCTGGGAACCTTCAGCAGGCAACAGGCTTTCCTGGTAACCAACCAGAGCCGAACCCCCCTGCCTCTCCTTTGAACGTGGCAtccgaggggttaaatgaccggtTTCTGCGTTATTGCtaccgggtgcctgctgtatcaTATAGCCAGAACCCACGTATATGGCTCCATACAAGCCCTTGCACCTCCAAAAAGGCTGCATTCGGACCTTGCACTCCTGGGGGGCGACCACATATCTAGGATGTCTCGACAGGAGTCAAGAAGAATTTTCGAGTTCGACTTCATTCAACCAAATGGCTTGAATGCGGAACTCGAGATCTTTGGCTTCCTGTAAAATGGGGTGCCCCTGGTTGACGGACGacggtggtttctgtttgatatCAGCACCCCCGTCCTCCCTTGACGAGGGGTCTCCCATAAAACTGCATGAATTCTCCAGAGGTCTCTATGTATTTTACAATAGGATATTTTATAATAGGATAACTGTATTTATAATCACACGTATTTTTAATAATTGAAATATGGATATTATATATACCTCTCCAATATTTTATagagtttttatatatatttcttctatatattttatataaatattttaatatttacaAACAACTGTATTTGAAAGCAACTTAAAAATACTCTAAAAATATTTACAAATAACAGTGTTTGAAAGCAGCATTAAATAAATGATTCAAATATCTCTATAATAGAGAACTGGAAGTTTATACAATGGAACACACAAAGAGACGATTCTGGATTAGACTCCGGCTTTTCCGACAGATCGGCACAAAATAAAAAGAGGACATTATGTAAAGtatgcttgaccactgaggaaggagcgagtttgagctccgaaacatgtttgggtgaACAAGCATACAAAATCGGAATTACACTGTTGGAGCGCTCCAAGAGGAATCTAACTTAAAATACTCACGAAAATTGACCTATTATCTATGAAGCGGAACCCCGGCAGCTGAAATAAAGAAGTGAAGAGGCGATCCGAACATTGGAGGGGCGGAACTAATAACAAACAGAGACGCCGCCATAGCATGTGGCACGCCGACTTTTAAACAAGCTGCGATCGGAGGATCCAAGCCATAAAGGTCAGTCTCTTTTTCAGaataggagcgggacgccgcaccaaaGAACAGCCGAACCGTGAGTAAAGGAAATAtccaaaaatattcaaaataatcAATGTGCAAAACGAGACTATATTTGATTATCTGCATGATATATGAAAGAAACAGAAGAAGATACCCAGTGATCAATTGCAATCAGTTTTATAACTAAATTCTCACAACTGCTACAAATAAGAACATTGTTGCGACACTATTACATGGTACAGAGACCTTGTTTCCACTGAGAATAGTGGTCTACAACATATATGGAATTAGTGCTATTAAATCAACCATAGAAGAACTTTCTGCTTTTCATTATCATCAACTGTTGCGAATATTTCTGTTATCCATTAACTGCTAATTGTCAACTGCTATTTAATTGCTGTTATATTGAAATTATTTATTCTATAGGTATTAATTGTTGTTACCGTATATTGTCGTCATCATCTACTGTTTTATGTATATACAATTTATGTCATTTAAATTAACTAATAAAATTGCCTTTCCATGAACCCATAAATAGAGTGCCTGCCCGCCATTACCTTATTTTAAATCTATTTATAATTGACTAGGGTGAGTCAAATTGGGCAAGAGCACCTGCTGCCAGAAAACCAGTGGAGAGCCACCTTTTTTTGCTATACTCCTGCCCATGTTCCCAgagcttttagggctcatgcaggcGGCCATAGCCTGTTTCGCTGTCCGcatattgcagatctgcaaaacacaggtaTCGGCCGTGTGCATTTTGCGCAACGGAACGTTCTGTCCTctgtagaacagtcctatccttgtcagtaaaacggctggaatggacatacagatgcaggcaGTACGCTGAAaatagccccacagcatgatgctgccaccaccatgcttcactgtagggatgataTTGGGCATTGCCTAGTTTCCTTCAAACATGTTGCTtagaatagaataaaaaaaaaatctatatttgttTAATCAGACCAGAAAATCGTGTTTTTCACCTttaacagttttttatttattttttgcaatatatgttttactgaggagaggctatTTTTTGGCCACTCTGCCCTAAATACCAGATTTGTGGAGCACTGCAGTAGTGGTTGACCTTCTTTAAGTTTCTCCTATCTGCACTcaagatctttggagctcagccagagtcaccactgggttcttggtcacctctcctaCCAAGGCCCCTTTTCCtctaattacttagtttggtggggcatcTAGCTCTAGAAAGAgacctggttgttccaaacttattccatataagaattatggaggccactgagcTCTTTCAttgcagcagaaattgtctggtacctttctccagacctccacacaatcctgtcctAGAGTTCTACAGACAGTTCTTTTCTCCTccgggcttggtttttgctctgataaatatagacagggctgtgtctttctaaATCATGTCCTATCAAATGAATTTACCACGGGTGGGCTCCAAACAAGGTGTACAAacttctcaaagatgatcaagagataTAGGAAAATtttaagtgtcatagcaaagggtctgaatacttacatccatgcaaaattattatttttttattttttttaatacatttgcaaacatttttaaaattctgttttcaagggggattgagtgcagaatgactGGTGGGAAAactggaatttatttttattttagcacaaaaggccacaacataacaaaacagTTCccatctgaagactttctgaatgcacttggAATGTAAGATTGCAGTAGTCCACagcactttgcagattttttcatcACTCACTGTCCTCAGTGGGGCTCAAAAAGTAGATTCCCTGTCAGTGAGTCTTTGGGGGGAGGAAACAACTGAGAGCATAcaaactcaatgcagatgttgcTCTAAGTCGGATTTGAAACCACAGACCCCATCACTGCAAAGAACCAATGCTAATTAATGAGCCACAATGCTAACTATTTTTCGTTACCTAAAACTTTTTGGCATTAAGCCCTCCCTGACAGCTACCGTACATGTATATATGTGCAtgatgtcaggtctttaaagatggtgcccacttTGGAGCAGAAAGAGTGCCATAGACGCCTGCTGTTTCAAAGCACATGGCGGCTTTTTCTTTTCAGAGTGCCCCTTAAAATTCCCATTCCACCCCTGTATTTATACATTGaaatctctgctatttctgacttcagttgtacacgAGAGGGAAGTTATCAAGGAttaatagtattctctgtgtcaatgtgtatacagagatagctgccagtcactgataggTTGGCACAGGAGTGGTTTTAAGTAAATAAATTTTGGAGAATAGTGGTTGGCACTCTGGTATTATTTAGGGAGGTGCTCTGTGTTAGGAATACATCTGTGCCCACATAGAGAAAGTAACCATGGCACTGACATTCTAATGGAATAAATGAGCGTATTCTATAAGTTATAACCAAGGGAAGGACAAGTGCCGATGGACAATAAACATGCCCATCAGCGCTTGTTCATATTGAcctattacacaggctgatgCAAAGTCTATGTAGGCGGAACAAGgtaggatccccaccaatctaatagttgtcCCCTATCCTATAGATAGAGGATAATTTaatgtaaccggaataccccttaaagtaTAGGAAGAGTAGAAATTGTACCACCTACGTTAACTTTGCATCAGCCTGTGCAATAGCTCAATATGAACAAGTACTGATGGATTTGTTTATTGTCCATCGGCACTTGTCCCTCCCTTGGTTATGAGAAAAggttaaaagaattacatttatttatatactgtaactgGACCGCACATAAAATGTAGTGAAAAGGGCGTGGCTTGGCTGCCGACGGGAATGGCCGCTTGAACCTCGAGCACCAAGCAACCTGTACAGCGCGACACAGCGAGGTCCCTCAATATACAGTACCCTGCTTACCCCCGCTTGGGTCCCGGATCAGCAGCGAGATGCCCCGGGGGAAAAGAGCGCCTCAGAAGCAGGGGAAGCTCGAATTATACTTTGAAGCGGGAGCGGAGGGCGCGAACTCCAATGTGCCTCCGCCATCTCCCCAGCGCACTTCCGCGCCATCGCTCCGACCGCATGGAGACACCAACTCTCCGTTGCATCTAACATCCCTGCAGGATGTCTCCCCTTCAGTGCCGCGGAAGACAATAGCGGATACCCCACTAGCCGACGGGGTGCGCAATTCACCCGCGGCATCGCACATTCTGGACACCAGGAGCCCTGCTAAGCAGAAACCGCAGTTCCAGGGGGATGACCCACTTGAGGTAGGCCCAGACTGGGAATTAGGCCGCCCTGACCACCTGGCCAGTGTCCTCCAACACCTCCCTACCTCAGATCAACCTGCTTCAGGGAACCTTATGAAAAATATGCTGATGGCATTCAGCTCTGCCCTGCATAAGGACTTTATATCTTTACTCACCCCGTTGAAACTATCTATTGCGGAGACAGAGTCACGTGTGGCCCATATCGAAACCAAAATGGGCGAATTCGCCTCGTCGCATAATCAGCTCATAGATTCCCATGAGGAGGTGAAAACAGATATGGACGCTATCAAGGCTAAGCTTATGGATCTGGAAGACCGCTGAAGGTGGAACAATATAAAGTTCAGAGGGATACCAGAAGACATCAGCCCATCTGCGCTGACTCCATACCTGCAAGCCCTTTTTAAACAACTTCTCCCTTCCTGCTCCACTATGGATGTTACAATTGATAGGGCTCACAGAATTCCAAAGCACCGCCATTTGCCCAACTCTACACCTAGAGACGCTCTAGCACGCGTACATTTTTATCACGTCAAGGAAGCTGCTCTAGCAGCGGCGAGACAGTTGCCAGAACTACCGGCACCTTATCAGTCGGTGAAATTGTACGCAGACCTGTCGGCGGGAACTCTGCGACAACGCCGGATGCTAGCCCCAATTACTATAGCTCTGAGAGAGCACAAAATAGCGTACAAATGGGGTTTCCCGGTGAAAATTCTGTTGCAGCAAGAGGGGAAACATTATATCATCAATACAGTAGAAGGTAAAAAGCTTCTGGGGTCCTGGAACATCGCGGCTGCGGATCCACCCATTTCAAGCAGGCATCCAATACAGAAGCTAGAATCGGAATGGTGCACCACTGGCGCCCGCCGagggaccaaacactgactgaatCGACTCCTTAATAGTGCCGGAGAGTGACACGCTGACCAGCGGCACCAACATGGACTCTGTTCCCCCACGACAGTCGTCCGTGGCTAGGATGATAGATTCAAGTCTATTATCATCTAAACATCTGAttcagcagataagaaccttgtttttttgtttaacccctgGTTTTTCTTCCTTACTATGTGGTTTTACTACTAGGTCATACAAGAAATTTGATATTATTGACTACTGCGGTTCTCTTGTAAGTGTCTCCCATTCAATGGGGTTGCGGGCTACCACTATTGTACTCCCCATGCAGTATAGCACTTTAATCCAACCATAATGGTGATTAAagtaatgtcccttaatgttaggGGCCTCAATAGCCCACAAAAACGCTCTTATATGTGGAAAGAGGCCATCCAATTAAATGCAGACATTATGTGTATCCAGGAGTCGCATATCATCGCTCAGGATGCACATAGAGTGACTCACCGCCTATTCCCTCACATTATCCAGTCCCACTATCACAAA
The genomic region above belongs to Bufo gargarizans isolate SCDJY-AF-19 chromosome 4, ASM1485885v1, whole genome shotgun sequence and contains:
- the LOC122934497 gene encoding protein PET117 homolog, mitochondrial, with the translated sequence MSTRSKVVLGITGVLSVGTVVGVHVKQNLDRERLRLGVVHDLERQRRKEENRRLLQEQIDLTKQLESERDKSLSHAATNQS